Below is a window of Georgenia soli DNA.
ACAAGGCGAACGTCGGCCGCGGGGAGGAGGAGCTCGGCCCCCTGGGCGAGTTCTACGAGCGGGCCTACGGCAGCTTCGACGACGACCAGGCGGACCGCGACATGATGCGCGTCGAGGAGGTCACGGCCGAGTGCATGGCCGAGCAGGGCTTCGAGTACGAGCCGGTGGACTGGAACTCCCAGGGCGGCGTCTCCTACTCCGACGAGGATCTCGACGTCGAGTGGGGGTCGCGCGAGTTCGCCGAGACGTACGGCTACGGCATCGCCAACGACCCGTTCGCGGAGCTTCACGAGTCGGCCCCGCCGCCCGAGCAGGAGTTCGTCGACCCGAACCAGAAGTACGTTGAGGCGATGTCCCCTGCCGAGCAGGAGGCGTACTACCTCGCGCTCTACGGCGACCAGCAGTTCCCCGAGGACGGGTCTGAGGAGGAGTTCGAGTACGACTGGAAGCAGAACGGCTGCCAGGGCAAGGCGCAGTACGAGGTCTATGAGTCGCGTATGGACAACCCCGAGTTCGCATCCCTCGAGGAGGAGATGAACTCCCTGTGGGAGCGCACGCAGCAGGACCCGCGTATGACCGAGGCCACCACCGCCTGGATCGACTGCATGGGCGACGCCGGACACACCGGCCTCGCCGCTGTCGACGACGCGCAGAACCAGTTCTCGGAGAAGGTGAACGCCGTCTATGAGGACGCCTACCCCTCCGACATGGGCGAGGAGATGACCGAGGAGGACTTCCGCGCTATCGACGCCGGCATCCAGGAGAAGCTGGCTGGCCTCAAGGAGGAGGAGATCGCCACGGCCGTGGCGGACTTCGACTGCCGCGAGGAGGCGAAGGTCGACGAGACGAGGAAGAAGGTCTCCTTCGAGCTCGAGCAGGACTTCGTCGACACCCACCGCGACGAGCTTGAGGCCTGGGTGGAGGCCATCTCCGCCCGGAACTCCTGAGCGACCGTGTCCGAGCAACTCCTCCCGCCCGACGGTACGGGCACGGGCGAGGCAGGTCCGAAGCCACGGATGTCCGCGGCGACGCGCACCATCTGGGTCATGGCGGTGGTCGCCGTCGTCAGCCTCGCCGCGGGTCTCGGCCTGAGCCGGCTGATCGTCTCGCCCAGCGAGGCCGCTGCGAACGCCGCCCCGCCGCAGGCCGGGCCCATCACCGTGCCTGTGGAGCGCCGGCTCCTGGCCAACGACGTCGTCATGCGCGGCGACGTGATCTACGAGGACCCGGTCGAGGTCACGGTCGAGACCGGGGACCTGGGCGGCCCGGCGATCGTCACCGGCGGCGTGCCCGAGGTCGGCGCCACGGTCGACGCCGGCTCGGTGCTGCTCGAGGTCACCGGCCGCCCCGTCGTCGCGCTGCCCGGCGAGCTGCCGGTGTACCGCACGCTGCGCGCGGGCGTCTCCGGTCCTGACGTCGTCCAGCTCAAGGAGGCCCTCAAGAAGCTGGGCGTCTTCGGCGGGGACACGACTGACCCGGTCTACAACGCCGCCACGGCCGCCGCGGTCGCCGCCCTGTACGCGGAGGTCGGCTACCCCGCGCCCACACCGGGCGAGGAGATCGCCGCCACCGTTCAGGCCGCCCGCGACGGCGTGGAGCAGGCCGAGGAGGGCGCCCGGCTCGCCCGCGCGGAGCTGGCGACGGCGCAGGCCGGCCCCGCCAACCGGGCCGAGCGGGTCCGGCTGCAGAGCGCCGTCGACACGGCCGCCGCGGTCCTCGACGAGACACGCGCGGCCTGCGCGAGCGACCCGGCCACCTGCCGCCGCTCCGACATCACCGCCGCCGAGGGCGCGCTGGCGACGGCGATCGCCGAGCGTGACCAGGCCGGCGAGGCACCCGACACGTCCGCGCAGCGGGCCGCGGTGACCGCGGCCGAGAACGCCCTCGAGCGCGCCCGGGCCGACCTGCGCACCGCCGAGGCCGACGCCATGACCCCGCTACCCGCGAGCGAGGTGGTCTACCTGAGCGCGATGCCGCGCCGCGTGGACCAGGTGACCGTCGGCCGTGGCGCCGCCGTCGCCGGGACCGCCGTCATGAGCGTCTCCGGCGCCACCCTCCAGATCCGCGGGACCGTCTCCGACGGCGACGCCAAGCTGCTCGCCGCGGGCACCGAGGCCGTGGTCGCGCTGCCGGACGGGAGCGAGGTCACGGGCACGGTCACCTCCGTGGGCGGGGAGAAGCCCGAGGGCAACGCCCAGGAGACGGCGGGGCGCACCCAGGTGGTGGTCACGCCCGGGGAGCTGACGGAGGAGCAGCGCGCCGCCATGCAGGGCGCGAACGTGCGCGTCACCGTCCCGGTCAGCTCCACCGACGGCGAGGTACTCGCCGTCCCGCTCGCTGCGCTCACTGCCGGCCCAGGCGGCGAGGCCCGCGTGGAGGTGCTCGACGGCGAGGCCACCACCCTCGTCGAGGTCACCACCGGGCTCGCCGCGGCGGGCTTCGTCGAGGTCACCGCGGTCGGCGGCGAGCTGGCCGAGGGCGACCGGGTCGTCGTCGGCCAGGACGGCGCCGCGGACGCGGAGGGTGAGAAGGACGACGGCGCGGAGGGCGCCGGGGCCGGGGCCGGGGAGACCGGCGGGGCCGACGGATGAGGAAGCCCCGCTTCCGCCGGGTGACGGCTGCGGCCGCCGAGGCGGGGGTCCTAGTCGACGAGGTGGCGGCACGGGCCGCGGCGCCCGGTCCGACGGCGGGCGGGCTGGGCCCCCTCGAGGTGCTCGTGGAAGACGGCGGGAGCACGGGCGCCGTCGCAGCCGCCCCCGTGGACGTCGTTGCGCTCGGTCCCGAGGAGCGCGCCACGCCGGCGCCGGTCATCGAGCTGCGCGGCCTGGGTCGGACCTTCCCCGGCGACCCGCCGCTGCACGTCCTGCGCGACGTCTCGCTGGTGGTGGAGCGCGGGGACTACGTGACGGTCGTCGGCCCGTCCGGGGCGGGCAAGTCGACCCTGCTGCACATCCTCGGCCTGCTGGACCGCCCGACCTCCGGGGACTACCTGCTCGACGGGCTCGCCACCCGTGACCTCTCCGAGCAGGACCGCTCCGCCCTGCGCGGCGGCCGGATCGGGTTCGTGTTCCAGTCCTTCCACCTGCTCCCCCACCGCAGCGTGCTCGACAACGTCCTGCTCGCCACCTTGTACAGCGGTGTGCCGCGCACCGAGCGGCGCGAGCGGGCGCTGGCCGCGCTGGAGCGCGTGGGCATGAGCCACCGCCTGGACTTCATGCCGCCGGTGCTCTCCGGCGGCGAGCGGCAGCGCGTGGCGGTGGCCCGCGCCGTCATCGCCTCCCCGCACGTGCTCCTGGCCGACGAGCCCACCGGAAACCTGGACTCCGCCACCTCCGCCGGGGTGCTCGACCTCTTCGACGAGCTGCACGCCGACGGGCTCACCCTCGTGGTCATCACCCACGACGCGACCGTCTCCGCCCGGGCCCGGCGGCGGGTGCGGATCGCCGACGGCACGCTGCGCGAGGTGGGCTGATGCTCCGCGCCCCGCGAAAGCGACCGCTGTTCCTGAGGCGCCCGGCGCGGCTCCGGCGTTCGGTTTCCCTTTTGCGTGCCCCGCGTCTCCTCCGCCGTCGTGCACGGCCCACGCTCGTCGTGCCACGCGGCGCCGCGCTCGACCGTTTCGGCCTGCGCGACCTCCTTGCCGAGGCCGCGCACGGCATCGGGGCCCGTCCGGCGCGCCTGCTCTTGACGATCGTCGGCACGGTGCTGGGCATCGGCTCGCTCGTCGTCACGGTCGGGCTCGCCCAGACGGCGGCCGGTCAGGTGGCCCGGCAGTTCGACGCGGTGGCCGCCACACAGGTGGTGATCGAGCCGAGAACCACCGGCTCGGACAGCCAGCGCCGCGCCGTCGGGCGCATCCCCTGGGACGTCGAGGACCGGATCTCCCGTCTGGCCGGGGTGGAGCAGGTAGGCGCGGTCAGCACCGTTGACGTCGGGACCGCAGCTATCTCCGCCGTCCCCGTCAACGACCCCTCTGCGCCGGCCCTCGCCCGGCCACCGGTGCTGGCGGCGACCCCGGGCCTGCTCGACTCCGTGCGCGGCACAATCTCCACCGGCCGCTGGTTCGACGCCGGTCACGACGCGCGCGGTGACCGGGTGGTCGTACTGGGCTCGCGTGCGGCGCAGCGGCTGGGGGTCTCCCGGGTCGACAGGCAGCCGTCCGTCTTCATCGGGGACCGGCCCTACACCGTCATGGGGATCATCGGCACGGTCGAGCGCCGCTCCGATCTGATCGACGCCGTCGTGCTGCCCGTCGGGACGGCCCGGCACGACTTCGCCCTGGGTGGGCTGGAGCAGGCACAGGTGACGATCAGCATCGGCGCCGGGCCGGTGGTCGCGGCCCAGGCCCCGATTGCGCTCGACCCTGGGGCGCCGGAGGCTGTCGACGTTCAGGTGCCGCCTCCGCCGTCGGCCGTCCGTGACGACGTGCAGGCGGACATCAACGCGGTCTTCCTCGCGCTCGGCGGGGTCGCGCTGCTGGTGGGCGGCCTCGGGATCGCCAACGTCACTCTGCTCTCGGTGCGCGAGCGCGTCGGCGAGATCGGGCTGCGGCGCGCGCTCGGCGCCACCACGCGTGACGTGGCGCGGCAGTTCCTCACCGAGTCCGCGACCATCGGGCTGCTCGGCGGGCTCGTCGGCGCGGCACTCGGGGTCGGGGTCGTCGTCGTCGTCTCACTCACCAAGGAGTGGACGCCGATCCTGGACGACGTCACGGTCGTCCTCTCGGCGCTGCTCGGCGGCGTCATCGGCCTGCTCGCCGGCGCGTACCCCGCCATCCGGGCCGCGAAGATCGAGCCGATCGCTGCGCTGCGAGGCGGGGGAACCTGACCCCTTCCGCCCGGGCGAGAACCTCCAGCCCCTATAAGCAGGGGTTGCCCGTATCGTGCGGCCGCTCGGACAACCCAGTAAGAAACGAAGAGCCCTACCAGCCACAGAGCCAGAACTGTCAATTCTCCCATGCCGCAGACGTAGGGCTCCCGGAAGTAGATACAGAAGAGCACCTGTCTGCGTTCCTCTCGGTGTGGCAGGCGGGTAAGCAGGTCCAGCGCCTCCCCCGGGTCTGTGGCGCCCGGTGACTCTCACGGCCGGTGTGCCAGTACAGCGGCGGGCCATTTGGCTTACCGACCGACGCCCGGCCAGCAGCCTCCGCCGGCGAAATTTCTAGCCTCCAATGAGACAGAGGACGGCCACCACGTCTCCCTCAATCTGCACAGCTACAGGTCAGCGGCCTGCGCGCTGCTCGCCGCTGAGCCATGGCCCGCTACGCGGGACGGCGCAAATAGCCGTCGTCCGCGCGGCGGCATCTGCTTCAGTCGGTCGAAGCGATCTGGGGCGGAGCGGTCATCGCAGCAACGACTTCCTCGAACGCTAGCCCACTAGCTGCGGAGGCCACCCCGTCGCGCGCGCCGAGCCGGTCCGTCTCAGTGCGATGCGCGGAAACCTTGAACTTCCCCGCGATCCGCTCGACGTGAATGCTGATGCCCACAATGTTCCGCAGCATCTGCTCAGTGAAGTCCGCCGGTGCCTGACCGATCCGCCATGGCTCTTCACGCCCCGCCTCCATGGCGGTCGTCAGCCGCGCCACGACGCCACGGACCCACTTGGGATCGTTGTGGGCGACCAGATCTCCCCAGGCATGAACTACGAGGTAGTTCCAGGTCGGCACGACGCGATGATGCTCAACCTTGGACGGGTACCAGGACGGCGAGATGTAGTGCTCGGCGGGGCCGAAGACAGCCAGTACCGGCCCCCTCTGGTTACCAGGCCGCCAGAGGGGATTCGACCGCGCAACGTGTCCAACCAGTTCTCGGCCGTTATCACCCTCGAGCAGCAGAAGGGGGATCAAGTCCGCATCCGGGCGCGCGCCGTCGTGCGTGATCAGCGTGGCCAGAGGGTGACGCCTGATGAAGCTCTCGACGACCTCGGAGTCTTCGACGGCGTCATGAGCAGGCGTGTACGGCATGCTCCCCTTCTATCACCGGGAGTGGCTCATCGTTCGAGAAGTCTCAACCGCCCATGCTGAGACGGAAGCATGGAACCGCCGAGAATCCCCACTGTCTGAAGGCTCACGAGCCCCGTCACTTTCCGCGTGCGGCAACACCTTCCCTGGGAGTGGCTCAGAGCACGCCGGCTCAAGCACATCATAGGGCGGTCCGACAAGGTCTGCGAATATGAGGTCATGACCAGGGTGCGCCTGCGTGGACAGCTCATCTGCCACGACGATCGGGACGCTGCGCTCGTCGCGGAGCACCTCCCGCTCCATACGGAGCTGAGCCGTGCCGAAGATGGGTGCATCTCGTTCGAGGTGTCCCCGACCGAGGATCCCCTGGTGTGGCAGGTCGATGAGCTGTTTGCCGACTCTGCGGCATTCAAGGCGCACCAGGACCGCGTCACGGACAGCGAGTGGGGTCGAGCAACCGCAGCTGTAGAACGTCGCTACGTGACGGAAGGCGTCTGAAAGCTAAGGGGCGGATCCCCGGCTCGATCGCCTCACCGACCAGGCAGACGATCTCCCCTGCGGCCAGTGCACGTTCTCCGGCGACAACCATCACGGCAGGGTCGGCGGTGGTCGCCTCACCCGCCGGTGAAGACACCGATCGTCAGCTCGACGCCCGCGTCCCGGCACGCGTGCCCGAGGGCCTCGATGCTCCTGTGCCACTCAGCGGAACCGATGCCATGCGCTTCCGTTCCTGCACCCGACGAGACTGCCGGAGCGATCTGCTGAAGGTCAGAGATCGCCAGGCCGACGGCACCGCCTCCGCCGGATGGCAGGCGGTCGAGCGCCCGCGTCGCGGCCCGTACCAGCCCTGCTGCTCCTGAGGGTCCATTCGTCCTTCACGTACGCCGATATCCGCGTTCTCCACGATCGTCATGACGTCGCTGAACCCCTTACAGGTCTCACCGTCATACACATTCTCAGTCGCTGAAGAGCTCGCGCGAGCTGACTGTGGCGTTTCATCTCCCGTCGACACCGCCTCGGCGTCCCCACTGGCGGTGCAGCCGGCCAGGACCACAGCGGCAGCGGCTGCAGCCGACACACGCGCGGACCGCTTCCTACGCATTCTTCCCCCCGTACGCACCGGCTGTGCACCTCCGCACACGCTGCTGACCTCGCGATATGACCGAAGCCTAGAGGGGGCGCTGTCGGTGCTAACCCGTGTTGAGACCAATTCCCGCTTGTCCTGATCGAAATATCTCTGAAGCAATACGCGGGAGGTGCAGGTGAACCTCACCATTCGTCGGCTGGTCCGGGGCTCCATCTTCGGAAGTCCGATCAGATACGCCGTCGCTCGGCTGCCCCCTCTCCCCCAGCGTCAGACGTCATCCAGCTTCAGCACGTCGACGGCTGTCGAGCCGTCGCGGTACGTCACGTCAACCTCCACCCCGCCGCTCGACGCACCCTCGAACTCGTCGCCCGGCAGCCAGACCGCGAACCGGCCGTGGGAGACCGTGGCGGCAACGTCACCGTGAGCCTGGCTGCGGTAGACGACGCCGACGACGTCCGGGCCGGCCTGCCCGGCCGCCAGGGAGATGTCCCGGTCGTTCATGCTGCCCACGCCGAGATCCGTGGGAAAGAGCTCTCGAGCCCCCGGGCTGACGCCGTCGAGGCCGTGGGGAGCGCCGATCGAGCCGATCATTCCCGCGGCGAACAGACCCGCGGAGCCATCGGTGATGCACAGCGCCGAGAACCCGTCCGCACCCGCGAGCACGACCGTGGTCCACACGCCGCGTGACTCGGCGATGGCGACGTCGGCGCTGCCAAGGTCGTCCGCGTACTGAGCTCCCGCCCCGTCCTCCATCTCCTTGCGGCACTCGGCGCCAGCCTCCGGGCGCTGCTGCGCTGACACGGCCTCGGGGACGGGCGTCCACGTGGCGAAGGCTTCGTCACCGCCGATGAGAGGCGGCAGCGCCACGATGCCGGCAGCAACCGTGGCCGCGAGGCCGCCGATCACGGCCACGCGGCGGGTGGTTCGCGCGGCGCCACGGGGGCGCCCCGTGACGGCTGAGTGCTGCAGCGCCGCACCACTGTCCGGGACCGCCGGGGCGGTGGCGAGGATGGTATGAAGGTCGGCGCGGGCGCGAGGGCCCGACGCGTCGATGCGCGGGTGGGCGGGGTCCAGCGATCGCAGGGTGGCGTCGATCTCGTCGTCGATGCGGTTCATCGCGTGGTGGTCCTTTCAGCGGCGTCACGGGTCGGCGTTACGGCCCGCGGCAGGTGGTCGAGGTGGAGACGGAGCGCACGGCGGGCACGGCTGAGCCGCAGCCGGAACGCGACCGGCGAGATCGCCAGCACGCCCGCGGCCTGGGGCGCGTTCAGCCCGTCGAGGACGGCCAGCGCCAGGGCCTCCTGATGCCTCTCGGAGAGTCGACGCCACGCCCTGGCGAGATCCACCCGGTGCACCACTGCCTCGGTGGCGATCTCGTCGGAGGACGTCATGGCGTCGGCAAGGCGCACGCCCAGCGCGCGGCGACGCTGCTCGCCCCGGTGCTCGTTGAGCAAGATGTTGCGCGCGATGCCGAAGATCCACGCTCGCGCGTCGGGGTGGGCGCGCGGCAGGTCGTCAAGCCGACGCCACACCACCAGGAACGCCTCAGCGACCACGTCCTCGGCGTGATCGGGGGCCGCACGCCGCTGCACGAATCTCAGGAGGTCTGGGTAGACCGCCTCGTACAGCGATCTGAAGGTGTGCTCACGCTGAGGAGCATCCGATGCCTGGCTCATACCCCGTACCTGTCCACCACCCGCGCAAGTGTGTCGCGTCTGGCCTCCTCGCGCTCCGTTCGGCCCGCGTCCCAGGCATCGCGGGCGTACGGTGTGCCAGGAGGAGGCCGCCGATGACTACCACGTCCAGCACCCCGTCCGCGGTCCGCGGGGGCCTGTTCCGCAGGATCGGACGCCGGCTGCGCACCGCCGCCCGAAAAGTCACGTCCACGGTGCGCCGCAGCGTCGGCCGCCTCCGCCAGAGAGTCACCGAGCCGGACTCCGCGATCGAGGGTGCCGTGGTGGAGGGCGTCGAGGCCACCGTCGAGGGCAAGAACCCGGTCTGGGGCGCCGTCAAGGGCGCCTGGCACGGTCTCAGCGTGCCGTGGCGGGTCGCCATCGTCGTGATCGCCGTGCTCGTCCTCCTGCTGGCACCCGTGCTGGCGATCCTCCTGCTGCTCGCGCTGCTCATCTTCGCGATCGTCCGAGCGGTCCGTTCGCGGTCGACCTCCCCCGCGACGGCGTAGGAGCCCCCTGGCTCGACCTCGCCCGCGAGCTCTCTCGCGTCGCTCGGCCTCCCCGACGCTGCCTGCCGCTCGCTGCGGGCGGCCGGCGGTCCCTTCGACGTGGCCAGGGCAAGATACCCGGCGCCAGGTGGAGGACAGCGGCGAGCCCGAAGATCTGGTCGTGCCTGCCACTCCCCTGCTGGATTATCGGACGACGCCGCACCGCCGGGTGGCGGCACGCTCGTACCCGTCGCAGACTCGAGTCGAGGTGTTGACGCTGTGAGAACGGATACGACCATGGACGCACGGCGGCCCGTGACCGCCGTGCTGCGGTTCGTCACGGCTGGCCGGCCGATGGAGGTATGGCTCGTGCGGGTCGAACGCCACGTCGGACCGGTCCGGCCGCTCGCGCGGCGGATCGCCAGGGCGACCTACGGCGACGTCGTGGAGATCTCCGCCGCCGAGGTGCTGGCGGCCGGTCGGCGCGTCGTGGAGGACGCTCGCGACGGCAGGTCGACACCACAGTGGATCAAGCTCGTCTCAGAACTGTGACCGGTGCCCGAACCGCGTAGCGTCCCTGCGACGGTGCTGACGCGACGGTGCCGAGGCCCCACAGGGATTCCTGCTGGCGACGATGTCGAGAAGCGCCGCACCGCTCCGTCCCCTGGGTGAGCACGGCCACAATGGGCCGTACCCACCCGAGGGAGCGAGGACGATGGCCAAGTACCTGCTGCTGAAGCACTACCGCGGCGCGCCGGCAGCCGTCAACGACGTGCCGATGGACCGCTGGACGCCCGAGGAGATCTCCGCCCACCTGCAGTACATGAGCGACTTCGCCTCCCGGCTGGAGGGGACCGGGGAGTTCGTGGACGGGCAGGCGCTTTCCCCCGAGGGCACGTTCGTGCGTTACGACGGCGAGGGGCGCCCGCCGGTCACCGACGGCCCGTTCGCGGAGACGAAGGACCTCATCGCCGGCTGGATGGTGATCGACGTCGAGAGCTACGACCGCGCGCTCGAGCTGGCCGGCGAGCTCTCCGCGGCTCCGGGCGCCGGCGGCAGGCCGCTCGGAGAGTGGCTCGAGCTGCGGCCCTTCCTCACCGCCCCGCCGACCGTCACGGAGTGAGCGTGGACGAGGCTCTCCTGCGCAGCCTCATCCCCGCCTCGATCGGCGTCCTCGTCCGTCGCGGAGCAGAGTTCGCGGCGGCCGAGGACGCCGTGCAGGAAGCCCTGATCGAGGCGCTGCGGGTGTGGCCGGACGACCCGCCGCGCGAGCCCAGGAGCTGGTTGGTCGCGGTGGCGTGGCGCAAGTTCCTCGACGCCACCCGCGCGGACGTCTCGCGACGCCGGCGGGAGGTACGGGTCGATGCGGAACCCGGTCCCGCGCCTGGAGTGGCCACCGACGACACCCTCAAGCTCTACTTCCTGTGCGCGCACCCCTCCCTCACGCCGGCCTCCGCGGTCGCGCTCACCCTCCGCGCCGTCGCGGGGCTCACCACGCGCCAGATCGCACGGGCCTACCTCGTCCCGGAGGCGACCATGGCGCAGCGCATCAGCCGTGCCAAACGCACCGTCTCGGGCGTCCGGCTCGACCGGCCCGGCGACGTCGCGACGGTGCTGCGCGTGCTCTACCTCGTCTTCAACGAGGGCTACTCCGGCGACGTCGACCTCGCCGCCGAGGCCATCCGGCTCACCCGTGAGCTGGCGGCCCGGTTCGAGCACGACGAGGTCGCCGGGCTGCTCGCCCTCATGCTGCTCCACCACGCGCGACGCCCCGCGCGGACCCGGTCCGACGGCAGCCTCGTCCCCCTCGCGGAGCAGGACCGGGACCTGTGGGACACCCGCCTGATCGGCGAGGGCGTCGACGTGCTCCAGCGGGCCCTCGCTCACGACCGGCTCGGGGAGTTCCAGGCCCAGGCGGCCATCGCGGCGCTCCACGCGGACGCACGCACCGCTGCCGAGACCGACTGGGTGCAGATCGTCGAGTGGTACGACGAGCTGGTGCGCCTGACCGACAGTCCCGTCGCCCGGCTCAACCGCGCCGTCGCGGTCGGCGAGGCCGACGGTCCCCGGGCCGGGTTGGCCGCCCTGGCGACGCTCGACCCCTCGCTGCCCCGCCACGGCGCGGTCGCGGCGTACCTCCACGAACGCGACGGCGATCCGCTCACCGCGGCACGGCTCTACGGGGAGGCGGCGCTGTCGGCCACGAACCTGGCCGAACGCGAGCACCTCACCCGGCAGGCTGGCCGGCTCAACGCCACCCTACGAGGCTGACCTCCTCGCCCGTGTCACAGCCGTCCGCGCTGTCTCGTCCCAGAGGCAGGACGGATCGACGAGAGGGTGAGGACCATGCGGGTGTTCGTAGCGGGTGGTACCGGGGTCGTCGGGAGGCGGCTGGTCCCCCAGCTGCTCGCGCGCGGTCACCAGGTGACCGCGACGACGACGGGCCGGGCCAGACTCGGGGTACTGGCACGGATGGGTGCCGACGGCGTCGTCATGGACGGCCTGGACGCGGCATCGGTCGGCGAGGCGGTAGCCGTGGCCCGCCCGGACGCCGTCGTCCATGAGATGACCGCCATCTCGCCCGTCCGCGCGGGGAAACCGGACATCCGGCGGCCCGACCGGTGGTTCGCCGTGACCAACCGGCTGCGCACCGAGGGGACCGACCACCTCCTGGCCGCGGCGCAGGCGGCCGGGGTGCGCACCTTCGTGGCTCAGAGCTACGCCAGCTGGAACGGCAACCCACGGGGTGGACCGGTCCAGACCGAGGACGAGCCGCTCAACCCCATGACCGGGACAGCAGCGGAGCCGGCGATGGCCGCGACGGCCCACCTCGAGAGGGTCGTGCTCGCGGCCGGCGGCGCGGTGCTGCGTTACGGCGCGCTCTACGGCCCGGGCGCGGTCGACGACCAGGTCGAGCTCGTGCGCCGACGCCAGTTCCCGCTCGTCGGGCGGGCCACCGGCTACAGCTCGTGGGTGCACCTTGACGACGCCGCGACCGCCACCGTCCTGGCCGTGGAGCAGGACGCGAACGGCGTGTTCAACATCGTCGACGACGAGCCGGCGCCCGCGAACGAGTGGCTGCCCCACCTGGCCGCGTGCGCGGGTGCGAGGCCGCCACGCCGGGTGCCGGTATGGCTCGCCCGCATGCTGGCCGGC
It encodes the following:
- a CDS encoding ABC transporter ATP-binding protein, which encodes MDVVALGPEERATPAPVIELRGLGRTFPGDPPLHVLRDVSLVVERGDYVTVVGPSGAGKSTLLHILGLLDRPTSGDYLLDGLATRDLSEQDRSALRGGRIGFVFQSFHLLPHRSVLDNVLLATLYSGVPRTERRERALAALERVGMSHRLDFMPPVLSGGERQRVAVARAVIASPHVLLADEPTGNLDSATSAGVLDLFDELHADGLTLVVITHDATVSARARRRVRIADGTLREVG
- a CDS encoding ABC transporter permease → MPRGAALDRFGLRDLLAEAAHGIGARPARLLLTIVGTVLGIGSLVVTVGLAQTAAGQVARQFDAVAATQVVIEPRTTGSDSQRRAVGRIPWDVEDRISRLAGVEQVGAVSTVDVGTAAISAVPVNDPSAPALARPPVLAATPGLLDSVRGTISTGRWFDAGHDARGDRVVVLGSRAAQRLGVSRVDRQPSVFIGDRPYTVMGIIGTVERRSDLIDAVVLPVGTARHDFALGGLEQAQVTISIGAGPVVAAQAPIALDPGAPEAVDVQVPPPPSAVRDDVQADINAVFLALGGVALLVGGLGIANVTLLSVRERVGEIGLRRALGATTRDVARQFLTESATIGLLGGLVGAALGVGVVVVVSLTKEWTPILDDVTVVLSALLGGVIGLLAGAYPAIRAAKIEPIAALRGGGT
- a CDS encoding FMN-binding negative transcriptional regulator, whose amino-acid sequence is MPYTPAHDAVEDSEVVESFIRRHPLATLITHDGARPDADLIPLLLLEGDNGRELVGHVARSNPLWRPGNQRGPVLAVFGPAEHYISPSWYPSKVEHHRVVPTWNYLVVHAWGDLVAHNDPKWVRGVVARLTTAMEAGREEPWRIGQAPADFTEQMLRNIVGISIHVERIAGKFKVSAHRTETDRLGARDGVASAASGLAFEEVVAAMTAPPQIASTD
- a CDS encoding putative quinol monooxygenase, with product MTRVRLRGQLICHDDRDAALVAEHLPLHTELSRAEDGCISFEVSPTEDPLVWQVDELFADSAAFKAHQDRVTDSEWGRATAAVERRYVTEGV
- a CDS encoding RNA polymerase sigma factor, yielding MSQASDAPQREHTFRSLYEAVYPDLLRFVQRRAAPDHAEDVVAEAFLVVWRRLDDLPRAHPDARAWIFGIARNILLNEHRGEQRRRALGVRLADAMTSSDEIATEAVVHRVDLARAWRRLSERHQEALALAVLDGLNAPQAAGVLAISPVAFRLRLSRARRALRLHLDHLPRAVTPTRDAAERTTTR
- a CDS encoding YciI family protein, coding for MAKYLLLKHYRGAPAAVNDVPMDRWTPEEISAHLQYMSDFASRLEGTGEFVDGQALSPEGTFVRYDGEGRPPVTDGPFAETKDLIAGWMVIDVESYDRALELAGELSAAPGAGGRPLGEWLELRPFLTAPPTVTE
- a CDS encoding RNA polymerase sigma factor, which encodes MDEALLRSLIPASIGVLVRRGAEFAAAEDAVQEALIEALRVWPDDPPREPRSWLVAVAWRKFLDATRADVSRRRREVRVDAEPGPAPGVATDDTLKLYFLCAHPSLTPASAVALTLRAVAGLTTRQIARAYLVPEATMAQRISRAKRTVSGVRLDRPGDVATVLRVLYLVFNEGYSGDVDLAAEAIRLTRELAARFEHDEVAGLLALMLLHHARRPARTRSDGSLVPLAEQDRDLWDTRLIGEGVDVLQRALAHDRLGEFQAQAAIAALHADARTAAETDWVQIVEWYDELVRLTDSPVARLNRAVAVGEADGPRAGLAALATLDPSLPRHGAVAAYLHERDGDPLTAARLYGEAALSATNLAEREHLTRQAGRLNATLRG
- a CDS encoding NAD-dependent epimerase/dehydratase family protein, whose protein sequence is MRVFVAGGTGVVGRRLVPQLLARGHQVTATTTGRARLGVLARMGADGVVMDGLDAASVGEAVAVARPDAVVHEMTAISPVRAGKPDIRRPDRWFAVTNRLRTEGTDHLLAAAQAAGVRTFVAQSYASWNGNPRGGPVQTEDEPLNPMTGTAAEPAMAATAHLERVVLAAGGAVLRYGALYGPGAVDDQVELVRRRQFPLVGRATGYSSWVHLDDAATATVLAVEQDANGVFNIVDDEPAPANEWLPHLAACAGARPPRRVPVWLARMLAGDQVVIMMTEGRAFSNAKARRELGWQLRHPSWRTGFRNELQLAGLIRPADEVTSDEVASDEVASDEVTS